The Zea mays cultivar B73 chromosome 7, Zm-B73-REFERENCE-NAM-5.0, whole genome shotgun sequence DNA segment CATCTACAGTTTCACGTTTCCTATTTTACACAATCTACTGAAAACAATCTTATAGTAGTAGCTCCTCCCAAACAACTGTACTTCtttattgttgttgttgttgttgttgttatgcTGAAACTCGTCTTTAAACAACTTCGCATGAAAAAGTGTTTAATACTATGAAGAAACCGGAGCCGGTTTTCGTTTTCCAGGACGGGGAACGGTAAATTTTACCAGTTTCCGGTAAAAAAAACCGGACGAGAAGTTTACCTCTGCTTCACACTGGTTCTGATCCAAACAGCCTCGATAGACCTGAAGCTTGAAGTCCTCTCTGATCCACAACCTCTCACATAATTTTGCTATATCTCACACCAAACCTGACGGCCCGACCCAATTTGAGCTTCACAAAATTTTGGCCAATGGCCATCCTCCCAACCTTTCCTGTAGGACAGAAAAAAAAAGACACTTTGTATCTCTCCTGCACTTCCTGGATATCTGCCGTGCTGTCTTGCGCCACCAGAATACCAGATTAAAAAGCAGCTGAGAGATTCATAATTCAGGCAGTGATCATCACCTAGTTTTGCCATACTCTTGAGGCGTCCATATAAAACAAGTGCAGGACCCAAACAGTTGAGTTCAGCAGCGGCGTGTTAACTTATCCACTCCCTCGGCACTGCAGCTCAGTGCCCTTCCCAGCCTCTCGCTCTCCCGCCGACGCGCACGTCCTCCGCGCCGAGCCCAGAGGCAGACAGAGGACGCGGCCATGGCGTCCATCCCGTGCACCTTCCAGCTGAGCACGGCGGCGTCGAGGAGGGTGTCGCCGCGGGTGGCGGCGCAGGGGAGAGGCCAAGGAGGAGGGGGAGCGGTGCTGAGGACGCCGCTGCTGGGCGCGGGGAGGCGGGGCCTGGGGTGGCTGCGGCCGTCGCGGTTGAGCCGCGTGGTGCCGGCGAGCGAGAGCGGGCGGGCGGGTCCCACCTGCTGGTTCAAGTTCGGCAACAAGGACGCCGAGGGTGCCGGCATCTACGGCAGCCAGGCCAGGGACGACTTCGACCGCGACGACGTCGAGCAGGTAATCTTAACTAAGCTCCTCCTGCATTGTCATTTTTTGCCGGGACGCATTTGCGTTGCGTCGTCCGTGGATCACAGAGCATATGTGTAAAACCGCCCCCCGGCGATTGACGACAACCGCAGTACTTCAACTACATGGGGATGCTGGCGGTGGAGGGCACCTACGACAAGATGGAGGCGCTGCTGAACCAGGACATCCACCCCGTGGACATCCTCCTCATGCTGGCAGCCTCCGAGGGCGACCGCCCCAAGATCGAGGAGCTGCTCCGCGCCGGCGCCAGGTTCGACGTCAAGGACGTCGACGGCCGGACGGCGCTCGACCGGGCCACCGACGAGACCAGAGAGTTCATCCTCGGCTTCGCCGCCAAGAAGGCCTGAACGACCATGTGCAGGTCAATCGTGCCCGGTTCTTCTGGACATTTGGCTGCATGTAACTAAATTCTTCGTTTTCTGGAATCGGTGGAGTGTTCAACCGGGGGTGAACAAGCTGTTTGCAGAGGTAGCTTTCCGTAGTCAGCTGTATTCTTACTGAAGACTGAGGGGTGTACTGCGACCTGCCAAATTGCTCAATAAGGTCATGCTTCGTTAAGAGCTGCCAATTACTGAAAATCAGAGCCGCCGCTCAATCGCCAGCTTAGCACTTGATGTCTTTACTGTTTATTAATGCAGAGATTTGTTTCAAGACAGCACGGGGCCTTAAACAGAACATATGGGCTAGCAAAGTTCATGCCACTACCAGCATCGCATAAACTGTGGTAAAATGGGGAACTTCTACAGTACACACATTCAGGTTTCTAGCATAAGGTGCCAGCCTGTATAGTGTATACATGAAACCGGGTCTCTGAAGATAGTTAACTACAGGCTGTACGCCGCAAGCCTGCAAGCTAGCAACTGAACGTCATGAGACACCAAAACATTGCGAATGTCCATTCTCCTAGCTGAAACAAAAATGCACATCCAGATTACAATGCCCTTCATCATGCTTTTATTCGTCAGCTTAACTACTCTGCTCATGAGCACACAGGTTTACATAGGCTTTCTCGCCCAAAGATTCAGTAAGGGGGTACCCTCTGTCACTACGCCTGCACAACGAACACGATATAAACCTCTATAACCCCACTATGAATCCACCCAATCCTTATTCATTTCCTGTTGTCCATGCCCGTTTTGCTATACTCCTGTATGGTTTGTCAATGTCCCTAACTACAAAACGTGAGGTAAGTGGCAGCTGTACTTTAACTTGGGATGCGAGCGGAGAGCTTGCTGCAGAGCTGTATCCACAGTCACACCCTCACGGAACAATTTATCGTACATCAGGCACATGAACTGAGCCAGGTACTCCTCATCATCCATGTCATGGTTGCCACCTTTCTCCACGTCGCTGTCCTCCCAGTCACTTACAGGGCTAACAGGTTCAGGTTCCGATTCATCGGCTTCTTCATCCCCGATGACAAACTTCCCATTCTCTAGGCTTCCATTGACATCCATCCCATGATAGACTATTGTCTGGGAATCCGGAGGCTCGATGGACGATGAGATGACTGCTTTGGCGCCACAATCCATGAATGCCTTCACCAGGCCATGAGCGAGGCCATACTTACCGCTGCATACAATGATTCTCTCCCTCCATGCTCCAACCTGGGACATCATATATGTAAGTAGTCATAATGCCGTAAGCTTAATGATATGCGAAGAAGCACAACAGATAAGCAAGATAGTGCAGTGTGCAAGTAAAAAAAAACATATTGAGCCCTACTTTTAAGCTGCCTTGGCCCAGGAAACAGGTTTCTACTAGCCTGGCAGGGATTAAAAAAATGAGCTCGATCACATGTATTTGGATAAGAAGTGGTAGCAGAGTCTAATCAAAGAGGTGCGCAGAGGATAGTTTGGTAGCAGCAATTTCATTTTAGACACAACCAGCAAGTTGGGAGAGTGACTGCGGAAATAATTCAATTTGCCTAGTGTTTCTCCATGGCCAAATTTTAGCTAACCAAACCAATACAGTGCCATAGGGATGATTTCTACTTGAACCCCTTTCACAATTTTCCTACGACACAGATTTGGTTGCCATACTTGGCCACTTTCACAGCTGGCATGTGACCTGATGAATCAGTTATGGCCTTAACATAATTATGAAGACCAATGCATTCATGCTGCGCAAATTGACCTACCATCCATCGAACATCTTCAGGTGCCATGTGAACAGCAGGCACTGTCCTCCTAAACATATATGCGCCAATTTCTTGGTTATCTTCCATTACCTACGAAAAAAGATAATTAAGTATGCATAATAATGACCTAGTTGGAAACAAGGAGCCAGAAAAAGCAATTCCTACTTGTGTTTGTCGACCTATATAGCGGTGGTGTATCCCACCGATTTCAAAAGATGGACATTCAGCAACCAGCTCAGATAAACATGAAATCTTGGACAAGGAATATGCACCCTTTCTATTACGCCCACGCAACAAGGTTGACAAGCTAGTTTTGACAGATTGCAGAAATCTGTCTGCAAGTTCTCCGGGTTCAGCAACCACAAATACATCATTCTGCCAACTGCAACAGTAGTTTTGTGTCACAGGCTCATAACTATAAACCAGAAACAAAGAAAATGCTGAAGCATGTGAAAGATACCTCAATACTGAACCGGTTGAATCATTTTGAAGAGCCAGGTGTATTACACCAACTTGAGGCATATTCTGCAGTTTATCATACAATGACCGAACATGTGCTGATGGCTGCCTTGACTTCAATGGTGATGTTGGTGGTGAGGACTTTGTAGTTGGGTGGCCATCCAAACTAAGTGGTGGAACTAGGTCAATTCGACCGATCCGTTGAGTGCCATCTGGACTATATAGAAGTGGACTAGATGGGAAACTTCCAGTAAACAAGGGAGAAGTTATCGGGGTAGGAAGTGCAGTGGCTGGTTTCCCAAACCCAGAAGCACTATTCATTAGAGCTAACCTAATACCATTCTGGGAGCAGAAAGATTCAAGGGAGCGTGCATGATTTATTTTCTTCCCGAAATCAGGACTAAAGGAAGCCTCGACAAGTAAAACCACACGCCTCCATCCTAAGGTAGGATTACTTTCGCTGAAACCTGTTAAGAGAGGATAAAAAAAACATATCAACAAGGTATTCTAAATATTTTTTTAAGAAATGCTGAATTCTGGGAGAGACAAACCTTGATTTAGTGATGTCAGCCTTGAAAATGAAAGGGATTTGTAAATATCAGATGACTTTTCTTCCTCTTGGTACCTTGGGACCAGAAGCTCACAAAGATTCTTGAAAGCCAGAAAATTCTTCTGAATGTACTCATCAGTTGCAGCTTCCAACTTAAGCCAGATAGCAGGATCAGTTTCATCTAATTCCATACCACATCGTTCATCCACTGCCAAAGTAGGAAGAGGCTCATTTATTTGAATACACAGGCTTATTAGGTTGAAACATATCAAAAGTAGTACACAACAAATTATGGTTGTGTTGCTACAGCGCACAACAAGTTAATAGTTTCTCTTCTAGCAAATTTTAAGGGATTCCTTTGAAGTTGAATTACCTGGATTAAAGCGGAAATATTGCATTTCAGGAAGCATTGGTATCAGTGTATCCAAAGTTTCTTCAACTCTCTCCACTGAGCATGCACTTTCTATTAACACTTGCCCTGTGTCCAAGTAGCGCCATCCACCTCTACGACTCTAGATACATACATGGAATAAACCTATATATAAGTTGGACCAAAGATGTATATCTCATATCAAAGATCACTGGAAGTCTAAATGTAATGCAGTGTACAAGTTAAAATTTCAAGTTACAAGAAATTAGTACTCATCATTGATCATTTCAGTGTCTCTTACTAATAGATGTATGCCTGTTTTC contains these protein-coding regions:
- the LOC100277526 gene encoding Protein LHCP TRANSLOCATION DEFECT-like, with product MASIPCTFQLSTAASRRVSPRVAAQGRGQGGGGAVLRTPLLGAGRRGLGWLRPSRLSRVVPASESGRAGPTCWFKFGNKDAEGAGIYGSQARDDFDRDDVEQYFNYMGMLAVEGTYDKMEALLNQDIHPVDILLMLAASEGDRPKIEELLRAGARFDVKDVDGRTALDRATDETREFILGFAAKKA